The genome window CGATAAGAACCGGTCTAATTAACTGGACTTACAGAATTGAAACCTATTCAGCCGGCGGTTGCTCACGCGATTAGCCGGTCTTTTTTTGTACTCGCGGGAAAGGGCCGTTTTTGGGTAGAATGTGGGAACTCCCACGGTTCAAAAAAAAATTTCTGAAAGTGCGGGAAATCCGCACCTGCGGCCCTAACCGGAAAATCTTAGATGTTTTAAGAGAATGTGGGAACTCCTTCGTTCTACTCGGAAAATCTTCCGTTTTCAGCGCCGTTGTGGGAACTCCTCCCATCGGATTTCTGCTCAATTCGTATGAGTTCCTACATTCTTTTCTTTAAACCCGACAAACCTTGCCCGGAAGAATCCGCGTCCGCAAGGAGTTCCCGCAAATCTTCCGGAATCGGAAAGGATGCGAAGATCGGAACGTCGGAGCCGCCCGGATTTCCGACCGGAATCCGATTGAGCAAGGAACCGAGCCAACCGAAGGAAAGTCGCGGAAGCTGACCGAATACTTCCTTCCAATCTTTTTGACGAACCGCAAACAGCAACATTCTCCCGTGAGAACCCGTGTGCGGAACGGGATGATACTGCCCGATCAGATGGGCCCGTTCTAAAAATTTCCAGGCTTCTTGAAAACGTCCGGCCTTGAGATGAGTTCGATAATTTTCGATCTCTTTGAAGTATGCGGTTTTAAATGAAGAAGGCATTTTGAAATTCATTCTATCCTCGTATTCAAAAGAATGAATCGATGATAAATGAAATCGAGGTGATCGTCTTGAACGAAAGGGCTACGGACTGTGCGAATTTAGATTTACCGGATTTCTTCTTTTTGAATGTGATTCAAAAGTTGTGACCACAATTTTTTGTATTTTAGCGCTTCTTTATCGTTCGGAGCATGTTTTATGTTTAGAGAGAAAGAAGTAATTTCATCCGAACGCAGATAGAAAATAAAAACCGTCAGTCCGTCTACGGTGATTCGAATTGTTTTTTCACCGGCCGCGTCTTCCTTTTTTTTTCCGGAATCATCTCTCGTCAGAATCGTCCATTGTTCGAATTTGAATTGTTTGTCCGTTTGGTAAAAAAGGTATTTATAAAGTTTCGTAAAATTGGAAGACGTGATTCCGAATAGATTTTCATCGATCCAAGAAATTAAGTTAGGAGTCGCCTTTGTAAAAAAGAATTCCTCCTTGTTCCGTTTCGAACCGGCCGAAGCGGACACCTTGAGAATCGCTTTTTCATCTGCAACTCCGAGATACTCGACAAAACGCAATTCGTCGGAGCTTCGTGATTTCGACGCTTCACGGATTAAATTCTTGAATTCCGTTTCACTGATTTCTTTAGGCGTGTCGCATCGGAAGAAGAACATCGAAAGAGACGATAGGACGAAATTCAAAAGAATGTTTTTAAACATGGCGAGTTCCTTTTCTTATGACATTCTATGAACCTCGATCCGTAGCAGCGTCGTGATGAAACGATCAAAAAATCTGAATCATTTCCGAAAAGACCGATTTCCAAAAACCTGGATAACGACTTTGTTCCCGTGCCTTTTCCCATTCCTGCGGAGTATATACAAACAGATTGAGTTCGATCGGCAAGGCAAGAAGCTCCGGATACGATTCAGGTCTGTTGATAAACGGTATTAGCGAATCGTATCGATCAGTTCTTCCCGATTCATTCCTCCAAGGGGATCGCGCTTGGGAAATACGAGAACGCTCATGAAATTTTTCCGTGAACGATGCGGATCAATGTTTCCGCAAATTCGACCGCTTCTTCCGCTTGGGCGAGCCGGCCTTTCCATCTCGGGTTCTGCATGATTATCTTTCCGAAAGAGGAATGTATTTTCTTCCGATTTCTCCGGTGTAGACTTGTTTCGGACGAGCCTTGCTGTAGTTGCCGGAAACTCTCTGTTCTCTCCAATGCGCGAGCCAGCCCGGAAGTTTTCCGATGACCTGCATCGCGGTAAAGAGTTCTTTCGGAATTCCCAAAGAATTGAAAATCACCGCGCTGTAGAACTCCAGGTTCGGATATAACTTCTGGTTGATGTAATATTCATCATTTTGCATATACTCGTCGATCTTGAGCGCCACTTCCGCGATCGGATTCACCGGATGTTTCTTATAGAAATCGTGGAAGAGTTTGCCGGCGATGATCGCTCTTCTGCTCTTTGAGTCGTACGCTTTGTGACCGAAACCGTTGGAAAAGAGTCTTTCCGAATCTCCCTTGAATTTTTCGAAATACTCGGGAACGGTTTTTCTGGACTTGATGATATCTTCGATCAGACCGACGGCTGCAACCTGACGACCGCCTTCTCTCGAACCCCAGAGCGCGTTGATCGCGGAGGAGATGGAAGCGAACAGGTTCGCCTGAGTGGAACCGATGACCTGAACGGTGGTGTTGGAAACGTTTTGTTCGTGATCCGCGTAAAGGATCCAAAGCTGATTCAGAATACGATCGATGTCCTCTGAAGGAACGTAATCCTTGGAAGGAATCGAAAACAGCATATACAGAAAGTTTGTGCAATACGGATGTTTATCGAGCGGATAAACGAAGGGTTGACCCACGATCTTTTTGTAACTGAACGCGGCGATCGTTCTGATCTTCGCGAGAAGTCTCGCCGAATGATCGATCCCTTTGTCCAGAGATTCTTCGTATTCTTCCGGATAATAACTGGAAAGGGAAGTGACCATCACCGAAAGAACCGCGAGAGGATGTCCTTTACCCGGAAACCCGTCGAAGAGATTGATCATGTCTTCGTGAATCAAAGAATGTTTGGAAAGTTTCAGAGAAAAATCTTTGAGCTGTTGTTCCGTGGGAAGTTTCCCGTAGATCAAAAGATAACTGGTTTCGACGAACGTGGAATGCTGCACTAGATCGGCGACGTCGTACCCTCGGTAGTGAAGTTCTCCCGAATCCGGGTCTCTTCTCGAGATGCGGCTGACGGCGTATGCGGTATTAAAAAAGCCGGGATCGTAGGAAATGAGTCCGGTCTTTTGATGAAGCTCACGGATATCGATTCCCTTTTTTCCGTCGGTTCCGGAGATCAACGGAAACTGGTAGGATTTCTCGCCAACTTTGATTTCAATGAATTCACTCATACCGATAAGGAACCTCGGAGAATGGTATGCGTCAATACTTCTAATTTTGCCCGCGTCGATTTTTCCCGTTTCTTCTGGACAAAACTTCCGGGTCGGCTTTCCTTCTCCCAGTTTCCATGAATGCCTCGAACACACCGGATCTATTCTGGCTCGGCCTCCACATTCTCATTCAGCTTGGACCGGGGTATTGTATTCTTCTCTTTTTCACCGAACTCGCAAAACGGAAAAAGGGAGAAGACTTTACGGGGATGTTTCTTCTCGCGCTCATCATGGCTTCCTCCGAATCCCGGATCGGATTGGTGCAGATTCCGGGAACTGCTTCGCACACCTATCTTTGGATTTTCTTTTTTTCCTCCCTGCTCGCGATGGGCCCCGCTCTTCTTCTTGTCGTGCGGAGAATGTTGCAGTTCGCTTTGGAAAAAAGAGTTCCACTCAAGCGACATTTTTTCCCCGCATACATCGCCCTCGCGGGAGAAGCGGTTTTTTTCGGCGTTCCGTTCGAATCCAAATCGCAGCTCATTCAGGACGCGTTCGTCAACCGGGGAAGCAATCCGATTTCTCTTATCATCGGAATCGGATATCTTCACCTAACGGTATATTGCGTCTATTCGGTGTATTTGTTTTGGAAGGCGTTCCGCGAAATCGACATTCATCTTTCCAGACTCGCTTCTTCCATTCTTCTCGTGACGATTGCGGCGATCCAGCTTTCGGGAATCGGATTTTATCTGAACGTTCCGAGTCTTTTCGC of Leptospira sanjuanensis contains these proteins:
- a CDS encoding DUF3703 domain-containing protein, whose protein sequence is MNFKMPSSFKTAYFKEIENYRTHLKAGRFQEAWKFLERAHLIGQYHPVPHTGSHGRMLLFAVRQKDWKEVFGQLPRLSFGWLGSLLNRIPVGNPGGSDVPIFASFPIPEDLRELLADADSSGQGLSGLKKRM
- a CDS encoding citrate/2-methylcitrate synthase, which codes for MSEFIEIKVGEKSYQFPLISGTDGKKGIDIRELHQKTGLISYDPGFFNTAYAVSRISRRDPDSGELHYRGYDVADLVQHSTFVETSYLLIYGKLPTEQQLKDFSLKLSKHSLIHEDMINLFDGFPGKGHPLAVLSVMVTSLSSYYPEEYEESLDKGIDHSARLLAKIRTIAAFSYKKIVGQPFVYPLDKHPYCTNFLYMLFSIPSKDYVPSEDIDRILNQLWILYADHEQNVSNTTVQVIGSTQANLFASISSAINALWGSREGGRQVAAVGLIEDIIKSRKTVPEYFEKFKGDSERLFSNGFGHKAYDSKSRRAIIAGKLFHDFYKKHPVNPIAEVALKIDEYMQNDEYYINQKLYPNLEFYSAVIFNSLGIPKELFTAMQVIGKLPGWLAHWREQRVSGNYSKARPKQVYTGEIGRKYIPLSER
- a CDS encoding AraC family transcriptional regulator, whose protein sequence is MNASNTPDLFWLGLHILIQLGPGYCILLFFTELAKRKKGEDFTGMFLLALIMASSESRIGLVQIPGTASHTYLWIFFFSSLLAMGPALLLVVRRMLQFALEKRVPLKRHFFPAYIALAGEAVFFGVPFESKSQLIQDAFVNRGSNPISLIIGIGYLHLTVYCVYSVYLFWKAFREIDIHLSRLASSILLVTIAAIQLSGIGFYLNVPSLFAFASVLMTLGNGLVFVFTARYPNFFVSLKSEFQQKRYEKTQLGGINLDAIKSRLAELMEEERSYRDEEIRMQDLAEKLLITPHQLSRILNETYGKNFNEFINGYRVEEAKKILLEEPEKTILSIGFEVGFNTKSTFNAQFLKIAGMTPAEWRKKI